In Pogoniulus pusillus isolate bPogPus1 chromosome 1, bPogPus1.pri, whole genome shotgun sequence, one DNA window encodes the following:
- the SLC25A47 gene encoding solute carrier family 25 member 47 has product MDFIAGAIGGGLSTAVGYPLDTVKVRIQTERHYNGIWHCIRETYRTEKVRGFYKGVSASVLTVSVISSVSFGTYRNFLCTICKLRYGAADAKPSKLDISLAGGAAGAVRVVFMAPSEVAKVRMQTQRNPHPSLTSPQFDSKPKYRGSLHCLKVIAKEEGFGGLYKGCSALLCRDCSSSAIYFLTYSTLCDWLTPAEKNKPGFLVVLLSGGFAGVLAWGLATPMDVIKSRMQIDESDQHKYKGLIHCAKESVRKEGVKVLFKGLGLNCIRAFPVNMVVFVTYEAVLRFTDHYTSKK; this is encoded by the exons ATGGATTTCATTGCCGGGGCCATTGGAG GTGGTCTAAGCACAGCTGTGGGTTATCCGCTGGACACAGTGAAG GTGAGAATTCAGACTGAGAGGCACTACAATGGGATCTGGCACTGCATTCGGGAAACATATAGAACAGAAAAA GTTCGTGGATTTTACAAAGGTGTGTCTGCGTCAGTCCTCACAGTGTCGGTCATTTCTTCTGTTTCATTTGGCACGTACAGAAACTTCCTTTGCACCATCTGCAAGCTGAGATATGGGGCTGCAGATGCAAAGCCATCCAAGCTGGATATTTCTcttgctggaggtgctgctggtgctgtccGG GTTGTGTTCATGGCTCCTAGTGAAGTGGCTAAAGTTCGCATGCAAACTCAGAGGAATCCACATCCTTCCCTCACATCTCCCCAGTTTGATTCCAAGCCAAAGTACCGAGGGTCTTTGCACTGTTTGAAGGTGATCGCCAAGGAGGAAGGTTTTGGGGGTCTCTACAAGGGCTGCTCTGCATTACTTTGCAGGGATTGCTCTTCCTCTGCAATATATTTCCTTACCTATTCTACTTTGTGTGACTGGCTCACACCAgctgagaaaaacaaaccag GTTTCCTTGTTGTGCTGCTTTCTGGTGGTTTTGCTGGAGTTCTGGCATGGGGATTAGCTACTCCCATGGATGTCATCAAATCACGGATGCAAATTGATGAATCAGACCAGCACAAGtataaaggcctcatccactgTGCTAAGGAAAGTGTGAGGAAGGAGGGTGTGAAAGTGCTTTTCAAAGGACTGGGTTTAAACTGCATTCGTGCCTTTCCTGTGAACATGGTGGTATTTGTAACATACGAAGCTGTACTGAGATTTACAGATCATTACACAAGCAAAAAGTAG
- the SLC25A29 gene encoding mitochondrial basic amino acids transporter isoform X1 gives MALDFLAGCVGGAAGVLVGHPFDTVKVRLQVQSVEKPLYRGTFHCFQSIIKQESAFGLYKGIGSPMMGLTFINALVFGVQGNTLRALGKDTPLNQFLAGSAAGAIQCIICCPMELAKTRMQLQGTGEYKLKTKNYKNSLDCLIKIYQKEGLRGINRGMVSTFIRETPSFGFYFLTYDCMTRYLGCEAEDSYVIPKLLFSGGMSGIVSWLSTYPVDVIKSRLQADGVGGVTQYNGILDCIRKSYHEEGWRVFTRGLTSTLLRAFPVNAATFATVTVFLMYMKSEDSLRECEPGPVIQQPSSL, from the exons ATGGCTTTGGATTTCCTCGCGGGATGCGTCGGCG gtGCTGCCGGAGTGCTGGTAGGACACCCATTTGACACGGTTAAG GTTCGTCTACAAGTTCAAAGTGTAGAGAAACCTCTCTACCGTGGGACCTTCCATTGCTTTCAGTCCATCATAAAGCAAGAATCT GCTTTTGGACTCTATAAAGGTATTGGGTCACCAATGATGGGACTGACCTTCATTAACGCGCTTGTGTTTGGTGTACAAGGAAACACTCTGCGTGCTCTTGGGAAAGACACTCCTCTAAACCAGTTCCTTGCAGGGTCAGCAGCAGGGGCTATCCAGTGCATCATCTGCTGCCCCATGGAGCTGGCAAAGACAAGAATGCAGCTTCAAGGAACAGGTGAAtacaaactgaaaacaaagaacTACAAAAATTCTCTGGATTGTTTGATCAAAATCTACCAAAAGGAAGGGCTGAGGGGTATCAACAGGGGCATGGTCTCTACATTCATAAGAGAGACTCCAAGCTTTGGCTTTTACTTCCTGACCTATGACTGTATGACCAGGTATTTAGGCTGTGAAGCTGAAGACAGTTACGTTATTCCCAAACTGCTGTTTTCCGGGGGCATGTCAGGTATTGTGTCCTGGCTCTCAACGTATCCTGTGGATGTGATCAAATCCAGGCTTCAGGCCGATGGAGTGGGAGGTGTTACACAATATAATGGCATTTTAGACTGCATCAGAAAGAGTTACCatgaagaaggctggagagtgtTCACGAGAGGTCTTACTTCCACACTTCTCCGTGCTTTTCCTGTCAATGCAGCAACCTTTGCTACTGTTACCGTGTTCCTAATGTATATGAAGTCAGAAGACAGCCTTCGTGAATGTGAACCAGGTCCAGTAattcagcagccttccagtttgTGA
- the SLC25A29 gene encoding mitochondrial basic amino acids transporter isoform X2 yields the protein MMGLTFINALVFGVQGNTLRALGKDTPLNQFLAGSAAGAIQCIICCPMELAKTRMQLQGTGEYKLKTKNYKNSLDCLIKIYQKEGLRGINRGMVSTFIRETPSFGFYFLTYDCMTRYLGCEAEDSYVIPKLLFSGGMSGIVSWLSTYPVDVIKSRLQADGVGGVTQYNGILDCIRKSYHEEGWRVFTRGLTSTLLRAFPVNAATFATVTVFLMYMKSEDSLRECEPGPVIQQPSSL from the coding sequence ATGATGGGACTGACCTTCATTAACGCGCTTGTGTTTGGTGTACAAGGAAACACTCTGCGTGCTCTTGGGAAAGACACTCCTCTAAACCAGTTCCTTGCAGGGTCAGCAGCAGGGGCTATCCAGTGCATCATCTGCTGCCCCATGGAGCTGGCAAAGACAAGAATGCAGCTTCAAGGAACAGGTGAAtacaaactgaaaacaaagaacTACAAAAATTCTCTGGATTGTTTGATCAAAATCTACCAAAAGGAAGGGCTGAGGGGTATCAACAGGGGCATGGTCTCTACATTCATAAGAGAGACTCCAAGCTTTGGCTTTTACTTCCTGACCTATGACTGTATGACCAGGTATTTAGGCTGTGAAGCTGAAGACAGTTACGTTATTCCCAAACTGCTGTTTTCCGGGGGCATGTCAGGTATTGTGTCCTGGCTCTCAACGTATCCTGTGGATGTGATCAAATCCAGGCTTCAGGCCGATGGAGTGGGAGGTGTTACACAATATAATGGCATTTTAGACTGCATCAGAAAGAGTTACCatgaagaaggctggagagtgtTCACGAGAGGTCTTACTTCCACACTTCTCCGTGCTTTTCCTGTCAATGCAGCAACCTTTGCTACTGTTACCGTGTTCCTAATGTATATGAAGTCAGAAGACAGCCTTCGTGAATGTGAACCAGGTCCAGTAattcagcagccttccagtttgTGA